The following DNA comes from Methanophagales archaeon.
AACCAGAGTTTTCTCAACCCCCTGTTGGTCAAATAATACTTGAACAGTTATCGCTCACCCAAACCCCGCCAAACGTTATATGCTATGTCGCTTGAAAGGAAAAAAATGAAAGGCTCAACACTAATGTGGTGGGATAGAGAGTTGAAAATAACCGGGAAATTTGATATAGGTGCTGATGTAGTTTTATACTTAGGGGATACTTTGGACCTCCTCAAACAAATTCCTGACAAAACGGCGGGTCTTATTGTTACTTCACCCCCTTATAACATAGGGAAACCTTATGAGAAAAAACTTAACCTTCAGGAGTATATAGAACAACAAGAGAAGGTTATTAAAGAGTCTATTAGAATTACAAAAGACGATGGAAGTATATGCTGGCAAATAGGCAATTATGTTGAGAACGGCTCTATTATTCCACTGGATATTCTTCTCTATCCTATTTTTGATAGGTTTGGTCTTAAGTTAAGAAACAGAATCGTTTGGCATTTTGGACACGGTTTACATGCCCAAAAAAGATTCTCTGGTAGATATGAAGTTATACTTTGGTTTACAAAGTCTGAAAACTACATTTTTAACCTTGATGCAGTTAGAGTTCCTCAAAAATATCCCAGTAAGAAATACTTTAAAGGACCCAAAAAGGGAGAATTATCCTGTCATCCTCTTGGTAAGAACCCTACTGATGTATGGGAAATCCCAAATGTAAAATCTAACCACCCGGAGAAAACTATTCATCCATGTCAATTTCCTGTAGAGTTAATTGAGAGACTTGTTCTTGCTCTTACGAATCCAGGTGATTGGGTAATCGATCCATTTATTGGGGTCGGTTCAACAGCGATAGCTGCTATCTTACATGGTAGAAGGGCTGCTGGTGCAGATATAATTGAAGAATATATAAAAATCGCAAAACAAAGGATTGAGTTACTTCTTAGAGGTAAATTAAAACTAAGACCTATGGGCAAACCAATTTATGAACCAAAACATCTTAGAATGGAAATAGAAGCGGGTCTTTTTGATTATTTGGAAGGTGAAAAAAATAAAAAAAGTCTTTGAATATTCTCATCTTGGAGACTTGGGGATATTAAAAGTAAGATATCCTCATATAGAGCAAGAAATAGATGAAATCATAGACTCTATCAAGATTACAGGTAGAACCAAAATAAGTAAAGAGAAACACAAAATAAAGGCATTTAAACAGATAGATTTTTTAAAGGAAAGAATCTTGGTTGAAGTGCAGTTTGGTAAGTATACTTTTATGTTCTATGATCTTGCTAAATTCCAATACTTTTACAATAAAAATCAGGCAGACGTTGGTATTGAGATAGTTCCATGTTATTATCTTCACAAAGAAATGTCTACAGGGGTCTCTTATGGTGAACAACTTGTTTACGATATTGAGCGACTTCAGAGAAATTTTCCTAGCGTTCCTATAAAAGTAATATTCATAGATGTATGATAAAAATGTGCAACACAGCGTATAACAGAGCGTATCTGGCTCCGTGCCTCCGGCACTCCGCCCAAATTCACCCTTGGGGAACTTTAGATACGCCCCAATCGTTATCTGAAATGCTGTGCCTGAGAAAGACGAAAAGGAGGAGAATTAAATGTCTCAATTAGAACAAAATCCGCTTATTGGTGTCGAAACTGCAAATTCCCGCTGGAATTGGCTCTACAGAGTCGCCGGAGTGGCTGCCCTGATCTCATTAGTGATTATCCCGATCCAGGTCATCATCTTCATCGTCTCACCGCCACCAAGCACTGCAATCGGCTGGTTCAGCCTATTTCAGAACAATAAGCTCCTGGGACTCCTGACTTTTGAACTCTTGATTGTTGTTAGCAATGCTCTTGCGATCCCGATGTATCTCGCCTTCTACGTTGCCCTCAGACGAGGCAGTGAATCTTTCATGGCCATCGCTACGGTCATTGGCTTGGTAGGGATTGTGGCTTTCTTCGTAGCGAGACCCGCTTTCGAAATGCTTTACCTCAGCGACCAATACGCGGCTGCCACAACGGATGTGCAAAGATCTATGTTCCTGGCAGCAGGAGAGGTGATGATTGCTACTTTCAAGGGCACTGCTTCCCACTTGAGTTACGTCTTCGCGGCCTTAGCCCCTCTGATAATCTCAGTTGTCATGCTGCGGAGCAATATCTTCAGCAAGGCAACTGCTTATACGGGAATTCTGGCGAATGTAATTGCATTATGCTTTTACGTGCCAAAGATAGGCATCATCTTCGGAATCATTTCTGTCTGCCCGTTTTTGATGATATGGGAGATCCTGATTGCCCGAAGGTTTTTCCAGTTAGGGAGAGGTATCTCTGAAGAAGAGATGAATCGGATTGGAGGTATATCATGATGAAAGTATTGATAGTTTACGATTCGGTTTTTGGCAATACAGAGAAAATAGCCCAAGTGATTGGTAACGCGATGGGTTCCCAAGCAGAGGTCAACATACTTCGTGTGGGTAATGTGAAGCAGGAAAATTTGAGAGGTTTAGACGTGCTTATCGTTGGCTCGCCTACGCGGGCATTTAAGCCTACAAAAGAGATCACAAACTTTCTGAAAGGATTTCCAAAAAATGGTCTAAAAGGTGTCAATGTAGCTGCATTTGATACCAGGTTTACAATGAGTGCTATAGAAGAATCACGCGTGTTACTATTTTTTGTAAGATTATTTGGCTATGCCGCCAAGCCGATCTCAAACAGACTCAAGAAAAAAGGGGGAGAATTGATCATACCTCCTGAAAGGTTCTTTGTAGAAGGGGTAGAAGGTCCACTGAAAGAAGGAGAGATAGAGCGTGCTGCCAGCTGGGCGAAAGAGATTGTTAAGGGTAAAAAGTAGTTCAACAACGAAACATCGGTTGTGGAGAAGTAGGTGCATATGTTGGACTTAACCGATCAGCAAATTAAGATATGGATGGTTTTATAACTGTACCAAAGATGGAGAACGGCACAGCA
Coding sequences within:
- a CDS encoding DUF4386 family protein, whose amino-acid sequence is MSQLEQNPLIGVETANSRWNWLYRVAGVAALISLVIIPIQVIIFIVSPPPSTAIGWFSLFQNNKLLGLLTFELLIVVSNALAIPMYLAFYVALRRGSESFMAIATVIGLVGIVAFFVARPAFEMLYLSDQYAAATTDVQRSMFLAAGEVMIATFKGTASHLSYVFAALAPLIISVVMLRSNIFSKATAYTGILANVIALCFYVPKIGIIFGIISVCPFLMIWEILIARRFFQLGRGISEEEMNRIGGIS
- a CDS encoding site-specific DNA-methyltransferase, producing MKGSTLMWWDRELKITGKFDIGADVVLYLGDTLDLLKQIPDKTAGLIVTSPPYNIGKPYEKKLNLQEYIEQQEKVIKESIRITKDDGSICWQIGNYVENGSIIPLDILLYPIFDRFGLKLRNRIVWHFGHGLHAQKRFSGRYEVILWFTKSENYIFNLDAVRVPQKYPSKKYFKGPKKGELSCHPLGKNPTDVWEIPNVKSNHPEKTIHPCQFPVELIERLVLALTNPGDWVIDPFIGVGSTAIAAILHGRRAAGADIIEEYIKIAKQRIELLLRGKLKLRPMGKPIYEPKHLRMEIEAGLFDYLEGEKNKKSL
- a CDS encoding flavodoxin family protein; translation: MMKVLIVYDSVFGNTEKIAQVIGNAMGSQAEVNILRVGNVKQENLRGLDVLIVGSPTRAFKPTKEITNFLKGFPKNGLKGVNVAAFDTRFTMSAIEESRVLLFFVRLFGYAAKPISNRLKKKGGELIIPPERFFVEGVEGPLKEGEIERAASWAKEIVKGKK